One Faecalicatena sp. Marseille-Q4148 DNA window includes the following coding sequences:
- a CDS encoding lipopolysaccharide biosynthesis protein yields MERKKSHMQKQDNLKKNYIWNTLGTTFLSFNSLLFMIIVTRINGIEDGGIFSFSYASACIVNAIALFCGRTYQVTDDNKEVSEATYINTRILTCVIGAVLSLGFVLINHYNPGKASIFLALCVLKCIEALSDAFYGVLQKRELLYIAGKSMTYKSLLGLIGFGIIDFYTRNLYMSCMFLVVLNIVFLITYEGRHAHKYVKFQYGLKKRESLTLIKRSWYTFAFTLIITLIINIPRYIIDRLLDSEAQAIYGILSMPATFIMLFGQFVLQPSLTSLVEHREKGLKIEFQRTVRRIVLSIFGVLIIVLPAAYYIGVPLLGMIYGVDLFAYRWLLLGVIVGGAFYASSTVLLNALITMHSTKIQLILQLCMFAVSLVISISVIQWKGLVGSIVSYMLILILQFISYFILYEIELRKSFKKE; encoded by the coding sequence TTGGAAAGAAAAAAGAGTCATATGCAAAAACAAGATAATTTAAAGAAAAACTATATATGGAACACACTAGGTACTACCTTTTTATCTTTTAATTCATTGTTATTTATGATTATTGTTACCAGGATTAATGGGATTGAGGATGGAGGTATCTTTAGCTTTTCTTATGCATCGGCGTGTATTGTCAATGCAATTGCGTTGTTCTGCGGTCGAACCTATCAGGTGACAGATGATAATAAGGAAGTTTCAGAAGCTACCTATATTAATACGAGAATTTTGACATGTGTAATAGGAGCAGTATTATCTCTGGGCTTTGTGTTAATAAATCATTATAATCCAGGAAAAGCAAGTATATTTTTGGCTTTATGTGTTCTTAAATGTATAGAAGCGTTAAGTGATGCCTTTTATGGAGTTTTACAAAAAAGAGAATTGCTTTATATAGCTGGGAAATCTATGACCTACAAATCCTTGCTTGGTCTCATTGGATTCGGAATCATTGATTTTTATACTCGTAATTTATATATGAGCTGTATGTTTCTGGTTGTATTAAATATAGTTTTTCTTATTACATATGAAGGCAGACATGCGCACAAATATGTAAAATTTCAGTATGGTCTGAAAAAAAGAGAAAGCTTGACTTTGATTAAAAGGTCATGGTATACATTTGCATTTACATTAATTATTACATTAATTATTAATATTCCGAGATATATTATAGACCGATTGTTAGATAGCGAAGCACAGGCCATTTATGGGATTTTGAGTATGCCGGCTACATTTATTATGTTGTTTGGACAGTTTGTGCTGCAGCCTTCGTTGACAAGTCTGGTTGAACACCGGGAAAAAGGTTTAAAAATAGAATTTCAGAGAACCGTCAGAAGGATTGTTTTAAGCATTTTTGGAGTACTGATTATTGTTCTTCCGGCAGCATATTATATCGGAGTCCCTTTGCTGGGGATGATTTATGGTGTTGATTTATTTGCATATCGCTGGCTTCTTTTGGGAGTGATTGTTGGAGGGGCTTTTTATGCTTCTTCGACAGTGCTGCTGAATGCTTTGATTACGATGCATAGTACAAAAATTCAATTAATATTGCAGTTATGTATGTTTGCAGTCAGTTTAGTGATATCGATTAGCGTAATTCAATGGAAAGGTTTAGTAGGAAGTATTGTAAGTTATATGTTAATACTTATACTGCAATTCATAAGTTATTTTATATTGTATGAAATAGAATTAAGAAAAAGTTTCAAGAAAGAATAA
- a CDS encoding glycosyltransferase family 4 protein: MKILVAGQHFYPENFRINDLCFELVKRGHEVTVLTGLPNYPEGKVLKEYKWFRNRKQTINGVKIIRCSLIGRGKSTLRMALNYVWFFTFGSLKALFVKGKYDLVYVYQTSPITMAWPAIVLKKMKKIPLVIHCLDQWPISVTTGPISKESKIYKILSKISIWTYRQADVITISSKSFQKYFENELRISSEEKGLIYYPSYAENTYQNMKFVDNKMFDIVFAGNVGPAQSCETIVECAELLKEKQDIHFHIVGDGLSREACEKSANEKGLRNITFHGMHKLEEMPKYYSLADAFIITMVDNEVVNSTLPAKIQSYMLAGKPIFGAISGEVKEVVEEAECGKCTISGNAEELAHLIEHYYQNADLLKQWGENGLKYYQKHFEKEKCISDLEKIFGDIIGKKKESYAKTR; encoded by the coding sequence GTGAAGATATTAGTAGCAGGACAACATTTTTATCCTGAAAATTTTAGAATCAATGATCTTTGTTTTGAATTGGTAAAACGAGGACATGAAGTGACTGTTTTGACCGGACTTCCAAACTATCCGGAAGGAAAAGTTTTAAAAGAATATAAGTGGTTTCGGAACCGAAAGCAGACGATTAATGGCGTGAAAATAATACGATGTTCTTTAATTGGAAGAGGGAAAAGTACGCTGCGGATGGCGTTAAATTATGTTTGGTTTTTTACTTTTGGGTCATTAAAAGCACTTTTTGTAAAAGGAAAGTATGATCTTGTATATGTATACCAGACGTCTCCAATTACAATGGCATGGCCGGCAATCGTATTAAAGAAAATGAAAAAAATCCCATTAGTGATTCATTGTCTTGATCAATGGCCGATCAGTGTTACAACCGGTCCTATCTCGAAAGAGAGTAAAATTTATAAAATATTGTCAAAAATCAGCATCTGGACATATCGTCAAGCAGATGTAATTACTATTAGTTCAAAATCTTTTCAAAAATATTTTGAAAATGAGCTAAGAATTTCTTCTGAGGAAAAAGGTCTAATCTATTATCCATCTTATGCAGAAAATACGTATCAAAATATGAAGTTTGTTGATAATAAAATGTTTGATATTGTATTTGCAGGGAATGTGGGACCGGCACAGAGTTGTGAGACGATTGTGGAATGTGCAGAGTTATTGAAAGAAAAACAAGATATACATTTTCATATTGTTGGCGATGGATTGAGCAGAGAAGCATGTGAAAAGAGCGCTAATGAAAAAGGGTTGAGGAATATCACATTTCATGGAATGCATAAATTAGAGGAAATGCCAAAATATTATTCGCTTGCTGATGCATTTATCATAACAATGGTAGATAATGAAGTAGTGAATAGTACACTCCCGGCGAAAATTCAGTCATATATGTTAGCAGGCAAACCTATTTTTGGAGCAATCAGCGGAGAAGTGAAAGAAGTAGTAGAAGAAGCAGAGTGCGGCAAATGTACAATTTCCGGAAATGCAGAAGAGTTGGCGCATCTGATAGAGCACTATTATCAGAATGCTGATTTACTAAAACAGTGGGGAGAAAATGGATTAAAATACTATCAGAAGCATTTCGAAAAAGAAAAATGCATATCGGATTTAGAAAAAATTTTCGGGGACATTATTGGAAAGAAAAAAGAGTCATATGCAAAAACAAGATAA